Proteins encoded in a region of the Sander lucioperca isolate FBNREF2018 chromosome 4, SLUC_FBN_1.2, whole genome shotgun sequence genome:
- the LOC116039570 gene encoding anaphase-promoting complex subunit 11-like, which produces MSFAGKVPGDDCPLVWGQCSHCFHMHCILKWLNSQQVQQQCPMCRQEWKFKE; this is translated from the coding sequence ttttgcaGGTAAAGTGCCTGGGGATGACTGCCCACTGGTCTGGGGTCAGTGCTCTCACTGTTTCCACATGCACTGCATCTTGAAATGGCTGAACTCGCAGCAGGTCCAGCAGCAGTGCCCCATGTGCCGACAGGAGTGGAAGTTCAAAGAATGA